A genomic window from Arthrobacter globiformis includes:
- a CDS encoding DUF6766 family protein, producing MKKALRNNGLSLFFGLIFLLALLGQGLTGHALFNEEQLASGLEEISLAQYLTSSNFAVDVSENWQSEYLQFLLYIYATIWLLQKGSPESKELDQPGIESDEEQLVGEHSNAKSPKWARATGWRQTLYSNSLGMTMGLIFILSWLVQSIAGNSNYNQEQIQNFQQPVSWPEYIVSPEFWNRTLQNWQSEFLAVGSMVVLSIYLRQRGSPESKPVGSAHDDTGTTG from the coding sequence GTGAAAAAAGCACTCAGAAACAACGGCCTCAGCCTCTTCTTCGGCCTGATCTTCCTCCTGGCCCTGCTGGGCCAGGGCCTTACCGGCCACGCGCTTTTCAACGAGGAGCAACTGGCCTCCGGACTGGAGGAAATCAGCCTGGCACAGTACCTGACGTCGTCGAACTTCGCCGTCGACGTCTCGGAAAACTGGCAGTCCGAGTACCTGCAGTTCCTGCTGTACATCTACGCGACCATCTGGCTGCTCCAAAAGGGATCACCCGAATCCAAGGAGCTAGACCAGCCAGGCATCGAATCCGATGAGGAACAGCTGGTGGGTGAGCACAGCAACGCCAAGTCCCCGAAGTGGGCCCGGGCTACCGGCTGGCGCCAGACCTTGTACTCAAACTCGCTCGGCATGACGATGGGGCTGATTTTCATCCTGTCCTGGCTGGTGCAGTCAATCGCCGGGAACAGCAACTACAACCAGGAACAGATCCAGAACTTCCAGCAACCCGTCAGCTGGCCGGAGTACATCGTTTCGCCTGAGTTCTGGAACCGCACCCTGCAGAACTGGCAGTCCGAATTCCTGGCCGTCGGTTCCATGGTTGTCCTGTCGATCTACCTCCGCCAGCGCGGCTCACCGGAGTCCAAGCCCGTGGGCTCGGCGCACGACGACACGGGCACCACGGGCTAG
- a CDS encoding ABC transporter substrate-binding protein produces MNRTRGQVRASVLAAVSLAAALLVSCTPGNGQPPAPAPDVDHHNITVWTTETIPDRMAKLRVVVEAFTAATGVKADLVTVPSHRFNQVLTSSAASGDLPDVMASLSLGQVRTMAAAGHIDYKTNAAIVQSLGEQTWAARALELTRDNGQQLAVPGSAWHQLIYYRKDLFAQAGLRAPRTYADIVAAARKLDSPELAGIVAANKTGQAFTQQSFENIALGNGCEMVDAKAGITFDSPQCVAALGFYRDLLKNYSVPGIQDIETVRSAYFAGKAAMAVWPTNMLDELAGTRTDARPSCPECAKDPLFLARNTGVVAGLQGPDGQQPAHFGEVFSWTVTADSDAEPARRFVEYFLTDGYVDWLAIAPEEGVPVRSGSTANPAEYADAWMSIPVAAGRSERFGSVYAKDVLSTLLQGSNDLKHWGIVQGHGDLAGAAMAELPIAKAVSDVAAGRAQPQAAATKAAASLRSILKSLK; encoded by the coding sequence GTGAATAGGACCAGAGGCCAAGTCAGGGCGAGCGTTCTAGCGGCGGTGTCCTTGGCAGCGGCCCTTTTGGTGTCCTGCACGCCGGGCAATGGCCAACCACCCGCACCCGCCCCAGACGTCGATCACCACAACATCACCGTCTGGACTACCGAGACGATTCCGGACCGCATGGCCAAGCTTCGCGTCGTCGTCGAGGCTTTCACCGCTGCCACCGGAGTGAAGGCTGACCTGGTGACCGTTCCTTCGCACCGCTTCAACCAAGTCTTGACGTCATCGGCCGCCTCCGGTGACCTTCCGGACGTGATGGCTTCGCTGTCGCTGGGGCAGGTCCGGACCATGGCAGCCGCCGGCCACATCGACTACAAGACCAACGCAGCCATTGTGCAAAGCCTCGGAGAGCAAACGTGGGCCGCACGGGCGCTGGAACTGACGCGTGACAATGGCCAGCAGCTGGCCGTTCCGGGTTCCGCTTGGCATCAGCTGATCTACTACCGCAAGGACCTCTTCGCCCAGGCAGGTTTGAGGGCGCCCCGGACGTACGCGGACATCGTTGCCGCGGCCAGGAAGCTGGATTCCCCGGAGCTGGCGGGCATTGTCGCGGCCAACAAGACTGGCCAGGCCTTCACCCAGCAGTCGTTTGAGAACATTGCGCTGGGAAACGGCTGCGAGATGGTGGATGCCAAGGCCGGCATTACGTTCGACAGCCCCCAGTGCGTGGCGGCGCTCGGGTTCTACCGCGACCTGCTCAAGAACTATTCCGTGCCCGGCATACAAGACATTGAAACGGTGCGGTCCGCCTACTTCGCCGGCAAGGCCGCCATGGCCGTCTGGCCGACGAACATGTTAGATGAGCTGGCCGGCACGCGGACCGACGCGCGGCCGAGCTGCCCCGAATGCGCCAAGGACCCGCTCTTCCTGGCACGGAACACCGGAGTGGTGGCCGGCCTCCAGGGGCCGGACGGGCAACAGCCGGCGCACTTCGGAGAAGTGTTCTCCTGGACGGTGACGGCTGATTCCGACGCCGAACCCGCCCGCCGCTTCGTGGAGTACTTCCTGACCGACGGCTATGTTGACTGGCTCGCGATTGCCCCGGAGGAGGGTGTTCCTGTGCGTTCGGGCAGCACCGCAAACCCGGCCGAGTATGCGGATGCCTGGATGTCCATCCCCGTGGCGGCCGGCAGGTCGGAGCGCTTCGGCAGCGTTTATGCCAAGGACGTTCTCTCCACCCTGCTGCAGGGGTCCAACGACCTGAAGCACTGGGGCATTGTCCAGGGCCACGGCGACCTGGCCGGCGCTGCGATGGCCGAGTTGCCCATCGCCAAGGCCGTCAGCGACGTTGCAGCGGGCCGGGCCCAGCCGCAGGCCGCAGCCACGAAGGCCGCCGCGTCGCTCCGGTCCATCCTGAAGTCGCTGAAGTGA
- a CDS encoding histidine phosphatase family protein, with protein sequence MPAAWAAGAVELILIRHGESQGNVAATDATVSGAEVIAVPARDADVELSSTGREQVTALGRALSAVPEDRRPDVVISSPYMRAYQTAEIAVETAGWPVPVRSDERLRDRELGILDMLTAFGVETRLPQEAERRRWLGKFYYRPPGGESWADVALRLRSVIGELNALGSGHRVMLVCHDAVVMLFRYILEGMSERELLDVAASTPVLNASLTRYVRPEGVGPWTLESFNVADHLMEQGVEVTEHAGDANVHPR encoded by the coding sequence GTGCCGGCTGCGTGGGCAGCCGGCGCCGTGGAACTCATCCTGATCCGGCACGGCGAGAGCCAGGGCAACGTGGCCGCCACCGATGCCACGGTTTCCGGTGCCGAGGTGATCGCGGTCCCGGCCCGTGATGCCGACGTCGAGCTTTCCTCCACAGGGCGGGAGCAGGTGACGGCACTGGGCCGCGCGCTGTCGGCCGTTCCCGAGGACCGGCGGCCCGACGTCGTCATCTCCTCCCCGTACATGCGCGCGTACCAGACGGCAGAGATCGCCGTCGAGACGGCGGGCTGGCCCGTCCCCGTCCGCTCGGACGAGCGTCTCCGCGACCGTGAGCTGGGCATCCTGGACATGCTGACCGCCTTTGGCGTGGAAACCCGGCTTCCGCAGGAGGCAGAACGACGGCGGTGGCTGGGCAAGTTCTATTACCGTCCGCCGGGCGGGGAATCGTGGGCGGACGTGGCGCTGCGGCTACGTTCCGTGATCGGGGAACTGAACGCGCTGGGCAGTGGCCACCGGGTAATGCTGGTGTGCCACGACGCCGTCGTCATGCTGTTCCGCTACATCCTTGAGGGCATGTCCGAACGGGAGCTCCTGGACGTCGCGGCCAGCACTCCGGTCCTGAACGCCTCGCTGACCCGCTATGTCCGGCCGGAGGGCGTGGGTCCGTGGACGCTGGAGAGCTTCAACGTGGCCGACCACCTTATGGAGCAGGGCGTCGAAGTGACCGAACACGCCGGGGACGCCAATGTCCACCCGCGCTGA
- a CDS encoding FRG domain-containing protein, with protein sequence MGIGQEVRVGDLQELIFALTQDQWQPSEAKYRINVAYRGLSSDDYPLETGLARLQAEAAGGLEQHLLRNFKKYAHRNATPGDSLWNWLSVAQHHGLPTRLLDWTFSPYVALHFATSNPRGYGRPGVVWCVDYVAAHELLPAGLRTHVEPLGHGLFTTEILTAAAESLEGFDEYRSDDGGGVPLFFEPPSLDDRIVNQSAVFSIMTDPEASLADWLAEHPELYRKVVFPAELKWAIRNHLDQANVTERVLFPGLDGLCRWLARYYGDRPEQAYPDAQISPTEAAEPEPADSGAAKSGVQSEAAEWKDAQ encoded by the coding sequence GTGGGAATCGGACAGGAAGTCCGGGTGGGAGATCTTCAGGAGCTGATCTTTGCGCTCACCCAAGACCAGTGGCAGCCGTCGGAGGCGAAGTACCGCATCAACGTTGCCTACCGCGGCCTGTCCTCGGATGACTACCCGCTGGAGACCGGCCTTGCCAGGCTGCAGGCTGAAGCCGCCGGCGGCTTGGAGCAGCACCTGCTGCGCAATTTCAAAAAGTACGCCCACCGGAATGCCACCCCCGGCGATTCACTGTGGAATTGGCTGAGCGTCGCGCAGCATCACGGACTTCCCACCCGGCTGCTCGACTGGACGTTTTCCCCGTACGTCGCACTGCACTTCGCCACCTCCAATCCCCGGGGCTACGGCCGCCCCGGCGTGGTCTGGTGCGTTGACTACGTGGCGGCGCACGAGCTGCTGCCAGCGGGGCTTCGCACGCATGTGGAGCCGCTGGGGCACGGCCTGTTCACAACCGAAATCCTTACCGCTGCCGCGGAATCGCTGGAAGGCTTTGATGAATACAGGTCCGACGACGGCGGCGGCGTCCCGCTGTTCTTCGAACCGCCGTCGCTGGATGACCGGATCGTCAACCAGTCCGCCGTGTTCTCGATCATGACGGATCCGGAGGCTTCGCTGGCGGACTGGCTTGCGGAGCACCCGGAGCTCTACCGCAAGGTGGTGTTTCCGGCTGAGCTGAAATGGGCCATCCGGAACCACCTGGACCAGGCCAACGTCACCGAACGCGTGCTGTTTCCCGGCCTCGACGGGCTTTGCCGCTGGCTTGCCCGCTACTACGGCGACCGCCCGGAGCAGGCGTATCCGGACGCCCAGATCTCGCCCACCGAGGCCGCCGAACCCGAGCCTGCTGATTCTGGTGCTGCGAAATCTGGCGTCCAGTCGGAGGCTGCTGAGTGGAAAGACGCTCAGTAG
- a CDS encoding DUF6221 family protein, whose translation MADLIDFLEARIDEDEADARKGLEMEGAAGPVVGWFNPGRVLSECAAKRKILGNVPLVTDVATAIGATSEYVLMSLAAVYKDHPDYQEGWAVDGL comes from the coding sequence ATGGCCGACCTGATCGATTTTCTGGAAGCGCGGATCGACGAGGACGAGGCGGATGCCCGGAAGGGACTGGAAATGGAAGGAGCGGCGGGACCCGTCGTCGGCTGGTTCAATCCCGGACGGGTGCTTTCAGAATGCGCGGCCAAACGGAAGATCCTGGGCAACGTGCCGCTGGTCACCGATGTCGCCACCGCCATCGGCGCCACGAGCGAGTACGTACTGATGTCCCTCGCCGCCGTCTACAAGGACCATCCGGATTACCAGGAAGGCTGGGCTGTCGACGGGCTGTGA
- a CDS encoding LCP family protein → MKSRNSPGAGGNGDPAPGANGGAKPKRPIRNAVLVGLLGIALVAGGFLFNLAQIWNTQTAKTEISAAPESPTQTATTKPSPTKKPAPKPVKPPPPPPLPMNILLIGSDHRKGDAPAPNGLPNQRADVLMLVHLAADGKHAYGISLMRDLWVQIPGYGEAKINSSLEQGGMPLAVKTVESLFGQKIQHAVMIDFEGFRGITEALGGVDVNNPEAFTSTHDTQQHFPAGVNRLKGQRALEFVRERYAFVDGDYRRVANQQLFLRSTLAKLLSARTLTNPVTLYKLVNTASKSITVDKGLNATALASLVYSLRNVRMQDAVFFTLPTAGFGTSTDGQSIILPDYGAAAAVGAALGKDRLGQYAATLGK, encoded by the coding sequence ATGAAATCCCGGAACAGTCCGGGAGCCGGGGGCAACGGCGACCCCGCTCCAGGCGCCAATGGCGGCGCCAAACCCAAGCGGCCCATACGCAACGCAGTCCTGGTAGGGCTGCTCGGGATTGCCCTGGTGGCCGGCGGCTTCCTGTTTAACCTGGCGCAGATCTGGAATACCCAGACTGCCAAGACGGAGATCAGCGCGGCCCCCGAGAGCCCCACGCAGACCGCAACCACTAAGCCCTCGCCCACCAAGAAGCCGGCGCCCAAACCGGTGAAGCCGCCACCGCCGCCCCCGCTGCCCATGAACATCCTGCTGATCGGCAGCGACCACCGCAAGGGCGACGCTCCGGCGCCGAATGGCCTGCCAAACCAGCGCGCGGACGTCCTCATGCTGGTGCATCTGGCGGCCGACGGGAAGCACGCCTACGGCATCTCGCTCATGCGCGACCTCTGGGTTCAGATCCCCGGGTACGGCGAAGCCAAGATCAACTCCTCGCTTGAGCAGGGCGGCATGCCGCTTGCCGTGAAGACCGTGGAGTCCCTGTTCGGGCAGAAAATCCAGCACGCCGTCATGATCGACTTCGAGGGTTTCAGGGGCATCACCGAGGCGCTCGGCGGCGTGGACGTCAACAATCCGGAGGCGTTCACGTCCACCCATGACACCCAGCAGCATTTTCCCGCCGGTGTGAACCGGCTTAAGGGCCAGCGCGCCCTCGAGTTCGTCCGCGAGCGCTACGCGTTTGTTGACGGCGACTACCGCCGGGTCGCGAACCAGCAGCTGTTCCTGCGCTCCACCCTGGCCAAGCTGCTCTCCGCCCGCACCCTGACCAACCCGGTGACGCTGTACAAGCTGGTCAACACGGCGTCGAAGTCCATCACCGTGGATAAGGGGCTGAACGCGACCGCGCTGGCCAGCCTCGTGTACAGCCTGCGGAATGTCCGGATGCAGGACGCAGTGTTCTTCACGCTGCCGACGGCGGGATTTGGGACCAGCACCGATGGACAGTCAATTATCCTGCCGGACTACGGCGCCGCCGCCGCTGTGGGCGCGGCTCTGGGGAAGGACCGGCTGGGGCAGTACGCCGCGACGCTGGGGAAGTGA
- a CDS encoding Rho termination factor N-terminal domain-containing protein, which produces MSDEPGNQTPDTPNVSETELREMKVDELRQEAKDENISGTSGMRKEELVKEVANARSQGAGNSDGGADSDPDDLGAGPEGGKIRHGDASSSSLKYSQEVTSIEDEPEREGRSLATTHHEVIRQWAEERGGVPATVEGTEHGDHLGVLRIDFGGDDSNLRHVSWEEWFKTFDGRHLNFIYQEQRTDGTQSNFFRLENPEREDA; this is translated from the coding sequence ATGAGTGATGAGCCGGGTAACCAGACGCCGGACACCCCCAATGTCAGCGAGACCGAGCTGCGGGAAATGAAGGTGGATGAGCTCCGCCAGGAGGCGAAGGACGAAAACATCAGCGGAACCTCCGGCATGCGCAAGGAGGAACTGGTGAAGGAAGTTGCCAACGCCCGTTCCCAAGGCGCAGGCAACAGCGACGGCGGCGCCGACTCCGACCCCGACGACCTGGGCGCCGGACCGGAAGGCGGCAAGATCCGGCACGGGGACGCCTCATCCAGCTCGCTGAAGTATTCGCAGGAGGTCACCTCCATCGAGGATGAACCCGAACGGGAAGGCCGCAGCCTCGCCACAACCCACCACGAGGTCATCAGGCAGTGGGCCGAAGAGCGCGGCGGAGTTCCGGCCACGGTTGAAGGTACGGAACACGGTGATCATCTGGGCGTGCTGCGCATAGATTTTGGCGGCGATGACAGCAACCTGCGTCATGTGAGCTGGGAGGAATGGTTCAAGACTTTTGACGGGCGCCATCTCAATTTCATCTATCAGGAACAGCGCACTGACGGAACGCAGTCCAACTTCTTCCGCCTAGAAAACCCGGAACGTGAAGACGCCTAG
- a CDS encoding arsenate reductase/protein-tyrosine-phosphatase family protein, whose amino-acid sequence MESPSPVRILTVCTGNICRSPVAERLLQAGLDQVLPGGFEVRSAGTRALVGDPVQPLSADIIRTFGGTAEGFAARQLSAKILRNVDLVLTMTSGHRGEVLQLDASLLKRTFTIREFARMLDVLEEREGQAPQRVGPNGERLAANTKLWRKLPARAASVRHLALAPDAADNDVVDPYRRSADYYRQMEDELAPAIISVLRFARLNAPS is encoded by the coding sequence GTGGAATCGCCTTCCCCAGTCCGAATCCTGACCGTCTGCACGGGCAACATCTGCCGTTCCCCTGTGGCGGAACGACTGCTCCAGGCTGGCCTCGACCAGGTGCTTCCCGGTGGCTTTGAGGTGCGCAGCGCCGGAACCCGTGCCTTGGTGGGCGATCCCGTCCAGCCGCTCTCCGCGGACATCATCCGCACCTTCGGCGGCACCGCGGAGGGCTTCGCGGCGCGCCAGCTGTCGGCCAAGATTTTGCGGAACGTGGACCTGGTCCTCACCATGACGTCCGGACACCGGGGCGAGGTGCTCCAGCTGGATGCCTCCCTGCTGAAGCGCACCTTCACCATCCGCGAGTTCGCCAGGATGCTCGATGTTCTGGAGGAGCGTGAAGGGCAGGCCCCTCAGCGCGTCGGCCCCAACGGTGAACGGCTCGCCGCCAACACGAAGCTCTGGCGCAAGCTTCCCGCCCGGGCCGCGTCGGTCCGGCACCTCGCGCTGGCCCCCGACGCCGCGGACAACGACGTCGTTGACCCCTACCGCCGCAGCGCCGATTACTACCGACAGATGGAAGACGAACTGGCCCCGGCGATCATCTCGGTCCTTCGTTTCGCCCGGCTGAACGCCCCCTCCTAA
- a CDS encoding peptidase dimerization domain-containing protein, translating to MPPNPALELSRLLARLHDQQGRITFPGFYDNVEEISPRRRAELAALPFDPEDWLERSHTRSIGGEEGYTVLERLWERPALEVIALAAGDPVGVKRAAVPSMASAELSIRTVAGQKVNEVAEQVRRWVEATISEDYGYALSLDTETAQEFYRTPEGPFLNALSAAKERGFGSPEVGRMGNAGGGPADLLSSALNVPVVFFGTGLVEDNWHDSDESVRVDILKAGAATLAFLWEEPGRRG from the coding sequence CTGCCCCCCAACCCCGCCCTCGAACTCAGCAGGCTGCTCGCGCGGCTGCACGACCAGCAGGGCAGAATCACCTTTCCCGGCTTCTACGACAACGTCGAAGAAATCTCCCCTCGCCGCCGGGCCGAACTGGCGGCTCTTCCCTTCGATCCCGAAGACTGGTTGGAACGCTCGCATACGCGCAGCATCGGCGGCGAGGAGGGCTACACCGTCCTCGAACGGCTCTGGGAGCGTCCGGCGCTTGAGGTGATTGCCCTGGCTGCCGGGGACCCTGTGGGGGTGAAACGTGCAGCCGTCCCCTCGATGGCGTCGGCCGAACTCAGCATCCGCACAGTTGCCGGCCAAAAGGTCAACGAGGTGGCTGAGCAGGTGCGGCGCTGGGTGGAGGCAACCATCAGCGAGGACTACGGCTATGCACTGTCCCTGGACACCGAAACAGCGCAGGAGTTTTACCGCACGCCGGAGGGCCCGTTCCTGAATGCCCTCTCAGCAGCAAAGGAGAGAGGCTTCGGGTCACCGGAGGTCGGCCGCATGGGGAACGCCGGAGGCGGACCTGCCGATCTTCTCTCCTCTGCTTTGAATGTCCCCGTGGTTTTCTTTGGAACGGGACTCGTGGAAGACAACTGGCACGACAGTGACGAGAGCGTCCGCGTGGACATCCTGAAAGCCGGGGCCGCCACATTGGCCTTCCTGTGGGAAGAACCGGGACGGCGCGGATAA
- a CDS encoding M20/M25/M40 family metallo-hydrolase, with amino-acid sequence MNATAVPRRPHPRAEWAAAPGSPTVLIYSHHDVRAVKEENWDQTSPFDPVLQDGRLYGRGSSDGKGQVMAHIGGSLHT; translated from the coding sequence GTGAACGCTACCGCTGTCCCCCGCCGGCCGCATCCCCGGGCCGAATGGGCTGCCGCCCCTGGCTCGCCTACTGTGCTCATCTACAGCCACCATGACGTCCGCGCCGTCAAGGAGGAAAACTGGGACCAGACCTCGCCATTCGATCCGGTCCTGCAGGACGGCAGGCTTTACGGCCGGGGAAGCTCGGACGGCAAAGGCCAGGTGATGGCCCACATTGGGGGATCCCTGCACACCTGA
- a CDS encoding ADP-dependent NAD(P)H-hydrate dehydratase has product MSTRAEPANTAAKDSANTAATLITPTLLRSWPLPSAGSDKYSRGAVLVVGGGRRTPGAALLAGTAALRAGAGRVTLAVAESVAVQLAVSLPEAGVIGLPQSAGGSVGDAGLENLLGDFDAADAVLIGPGLDDIGQTEALLRGLLRHDSAKDPDQNAGPTVVLDAYALGALPQLAEELGPWAGRLILTPNPAEAAILLGRDTGDLAADVVELAGKYRAVVSCQGMIAGPPAVGSPDGGSPDGSSSADDFPVTGDHWEITTGYGGLGTSGSGDILAGAIAGLRARGTSDAQAACWGTHLHAAAGDRLASRVGSLGYLARELADELPPLMMELGT; this is encoded by the coding sequence ATGTCCACCCGCGCTGAGCCCGCCAACACTGCAGCCAAAGACTCCGCCAACACTGCCGCCACCCTGATCACGCCGACGCTCCTGCGCAGCTGGCCGCTGCCCTCCGCGGGGTCCGACAAGTACTCCCGCGGCGCGGTGCTGGTCGTCGGCGGCGGCCGGCGCACTCCGGGTGCCGCATTGCTCGCAGGTACGGCCGCACTTCGTGCCGGAGCTGGCCGGGTGACCCTGGCTGTGGCGGAGTCGGTGGCCGTCCAGCTGGCCGTGTCGCTGCCGGAGGCGGGAGTGATCGGCCTGCCGCAATCGGCAGGTGGTTCCGTGGGCGATGCCGGGCTCGAAAACCTGCTCGGGGACTTCGATGCTGCAGACGCCGTGCTGATCGGCCCCGGGCTGGACGACATCGGGCAGACCGAGGCGCTGCTCCGCGGGCTGCTGCGGCATGACTCCGCCAAGGATCCCGATCAGAATGCTGGTCCGACGGTGGTGCTCGATGCCTACGCCCTGGGTGCCCTCCCCCAGCTGGCTGAAGAGCTGGGCCCTTGGGCGGGCCGGCTGATTCTCACGCCGAACCCCGCCGAGGCCGCGATCTTGCTGGGCCGGGACACCGGGGACTTGGCGGCCGATGTCGTCGAACTCGCCGGGAAGTACCGCGCGGTGGTGAGCTGCCAAGGCATGATTGCCGGGCCACCCGCCGTCGGCTCTCCCGACGGCGGTTCTCCCGACGGCAGCTCATCCGCCGATGATTTCCCGGTGACCGGAGACCACTGGGAAATCACCACCGGCTACGGCGGGCTGGGGACTTCCGGCAGCGGCGACATTCTTGCCGGCGCCATCGCCGGGCTTCGGGCCCGCGGCACGAGCGACGCCCAGGCCGCCTGCTGGGGCACTCACCTGCACGCCGCGGCCGGCGACAGGCTCGCCAGCCGAGTGGGCAGCCTAGGCTACCTGGCGCGGGAACTGGCCGACGAACTGCCGCCCCTCATGATGGAACTGGGCACGTAA
- a CDS encoding alkaline phosphatase family protein: protein MFVINLENKSFRDVWNDQSDAEYLTRTLRPQGVLLSRYYAIGHASLPNYIAQISGQGPNPATEGDCPVYEAFNESGTTTPGQARGSGCVYPESVQTVAGQLSAAGKTWKGYMEDMGAPCLHPEPGTRDSNHAAQEGDQYATRHNPFVYFAGITSSPECQANDVDFSNLAADLETVATTPNLSYISPNLCNDGHDSPCVDGREGGLVSADVWLRKHVPEILASPAYKQDGMLVITFDEAEGKEGADAALPGGAAGGLIGTLVLSPLARAGTTSDRLYNHYSLLASIEDAFGLPYLAYAAAPGLNRFGSDVFSR from the coding sequence GTGTTCGTGATCAACCTGGAGAACAAGTCCTTCCGGGACGTCTGGAACGACCAGTCGGACGCAGAGTACCTGACCCGGACCCTGCGTCCGCAGGGCGTGCTGCTGAGCCGGTACTACGCAATCGGGCATGCCTCCCTTCCCAACTACATCGCCCAGATCTCGGGGCAGGGGCCAAACCCCGCCACCGAAGGCGACTGCCCCGTCTACGAGGCGTTCAACGAAAGCGGCACAACGACGCCAGGCCAGGCGCGGGGCAGCGGCTGCGTGTACCCGGAATCTGTACAGACGGTTGCGGGCCAGCTGAGCGCGGCCGGGAAGACTTGGAAGGGGTACATGGAGGACATGGGCGCCCCGTGCCTTCATCCGGAGCCTGGCACTCGGGATTCGAACCATGCAGCGCAGGAGGGCGACCAGTACGCCACCCGGCACAACCCCTTCGTGTACTTCGCCGGGATCACGTCGTCGCCCGAGTGCCAGGCCAACGACGTCGACTTCTCCAACCTCGCCGCCGACCTCGAAACCGTGGCAACCACACCGAACCTGTCCTATATCAGCCCGAACCTGTGCAACGACGGGCACGACAGCCCGTGCGTCGACGGGCGGGAAGGTGGCCTGGTCTCGGCCGATGTATGGCTCCGCAAGCATGTTCCGGAGATTCTGGCGTCCCCGGCGTACAAGCAGGACGGGATGCTGGTCATCACCTTCGACGAGGCGGAGGGAAAGGAAGGCGCGGATGCCGCACTGCCCGGGGGAGCGGCGGGCGGACTGATCGGGACGCTGGTGCTGTCACCGCTGGCCAGGGCAGGCACCACCTCAGACCGTCTATACAACCACTACAGCCTGCTGGCCAGCATCGAGGACGCGTTCGGCCTGCCCTACCTCGCGTACGCCGCCGCCCCCGGGTTGAACCGCTTCGGCTCCGATGTTTTCAGCCGCTGA
- a CDS encoding CBS domain-containing protein, whose product MAILARDIMTGGAECIGVNETLEQAARKMRDLDVGSLPICGEDNRLKGMLTDRDIVVRCLADGGDPKSTKAGDLAEGKPVTIGADDTIEEAIRTMQQHQVRRLPVIDGHNLIGMLSQADIARNYPEDRVGELVEFISY is encoded by the coding sequence ATGGCGATCCTGGCACGCGACATCATGACCGGCGGGGCAGAGTGCATCGGCGTCAACGAAACCCTTGAGCAGGCGGCCAGGAAGATGAGGGATCTCGACGTCGGTTCCCTCCCGATCTGCGGCGAGGACAACCGGCTCAAGGGCATGCTCACGGACCGGGATATCGTGGTACGTTGCCTGGCCGACGGCGGCGACCCCAAGAGCACGAAGGCCGGCGACCTCGCCGAGGGAAAACCTGTGACCATCGGCGCCGACGACACCATCGAGGAAGCCATCAGGACCATGCAGCAGCACCAGGTGCGGAGGCTGCCAGTCATCGACGGCCACAACCTGATCGGGATGCTCAGCCAGGCCGACATCGCCCGGAACTACCCCGAGGACCGGGTGGGCGAACTGGTGGAATTCATCTCCTACTGA
- a CDS encoding universal stress protein: MAALMNEPAKKAGLPDREDEFVPQRIAGPVVAGVVPGQPPAVVHSAARLAYSLNVKLICAYVDITSYLSNERDDQDLLQSTGQDGTVDDVEQTSAHLREHLQAVLGKAGIRWSLLTLVGEPARALARLADSADASVIVVGTREGRVGARLEQLLLGSVAVHLTHRQARPVVVVPLAPQRRHRPKENA; encoded by the coding sequence ATGGCAGCACTCATGAATGAGCCAGCGAAGAAGGCCGGGCTCCCGGACCGGGAGGACGAATTCGTCCCGCAACGGATTGCCGGCCCGGTGGTGGCCGGCGTCGTGCCCGGGCAGCCGCCCGCCGTAGTGCATAGCGCCGCCCGGCTGGCCTACTCCCTGAACGTCAAGCTGATCTGTGCCTATGTGGACATCACCTCGTACCTCAGCAACGAGCGGGACGACCAGGACCTGCTCCAGTCGACGGGGCAGGACGGAACCGTTGACGACGTCGAGCAAACCAGCGCCCATCTCAGAGAGCACCTGCAGGCTGTTCTCGGCAAGGCCGGGATCCGATGGTCGCTTCTGACCCTTGTCGGGGAACCCGCGCGGGCGCTGGCCCGGCTGGCCGATTCGGCAGATGCCTCGGTCATTGTGGTGGGCACGCGTGAAGGCAGGGTGGGCGCCCGGCTGGAACAGCTGCTCCTCGGCTCGGTGGCCGTCCATCTCACGCACCGGCAGGCCCGGCCGGTGGTTGTTGTTCCGCTCGCCCCGCAGAGACGGCACCGCCCGAAGGAGAACGCCTGA